DNA from Sulfitobacter albidus:
TCACAATCGGCAGCCATGCCAGCGGCGAGACGGGCTTGAAAATCTGAATGAGCGGGTTGAGCGCCGCGTTGGCCGTCGGCGACAGGCCCGCCGCAATGCCCAACGGGATCGCAACGGCGGAGGCGATCAGAAAACCAAAGAACACCGTGCCGATCGACGTCCAGATCTGGTCGTAATAGGACGGCGGCCCGGTAAAGGCGATCTGCTTGACCTCATCCGCGCGCCCCGCGTCGATCAGGCGCTGGTTGCGGGCGTCCACGCGCTCCATGAATGCGGCTTCTTTGTCGGCCTTGCGCTGCGCGTCCTCGTGCAGGTTGACCGCTTCGGTCCAGACGGCAGCGGGGCCGGGAATGGCACCGAGCGACGTGACCACGCGGGGTGCCAGCGTGGCCCAGAGCGCCAGAAAAATCACGATGGCCAGAAGCGGCACGACCAGCAAACGCCAGATCTCCTTGATTTGCCCCTTGGGGTTGTCACCGGCAGCGGCCCGCAGCAGGGGCGTGACCCATGTCAGGCCAATGACGCTGAACCATTTGTCGGCGGTGGTGATGCGCGAGAAAAGCCGCGCCTTGCGGGCGGCCTTGGCGGCCTCGGTTTCAAAACTCGGGTCAACGGTTGTCATCGGGGATGCTCCGGCTGGCGTGTTGCGAATGGGAGGGGAGGTGGCCGCGCAAAGTCATGCCCTGCGCGGCCTGTCGGGTCAGTTGACGACTTCGCCATCCTTGACCGTTTCACCTGATTTCAGGCCAATGGTCAGGCTGTCGATGTAGGCGTTCGGTGTTGTGCCGTCATAGACCACACCGTCGATGATATCGCCTTCGGGGGTCGCCGGGCGGTAGCCGTTTGTGTCCCAGGGGAAGTCTGCCTCATTCGCCAGACCCTCATCCACGAGGCTGCGCGCGGCGGCCAGATAGATGTCGGGGCGGTACACCGATTTGGCCACCTCGTCATACCACGCGTCTGTCTGGGTCTCGGCGATCTGGCCCCAGCGGCGCATCTGGGTCAGATACCAGACCGCATCGGAGTAGTAGGGATAGGTCGCATTGTAGCGGAAGAAGACGTTGAAATCGGGGATGTCGCGCACGTCACCCTTCTCATACTCGAACGTACCGGTCATCGAGGCTGCGATCACATCTGCATCGGCCCCAACATACTCAGGCTGGCTCAGCAACTCGACCGCTTCCATGCGGTTGGCGTTGTCATTCTCGTCGAGCCACATACCCGCGCGGATCAGCGCACGCACAATCGCCTTTGTGGTATTGGGGTTGGCTTCGGCGAATTCTTCGGTGATGCCAAAGACTTTCTCGGGGTTGTTTTTCCAGATCTCGTAGTCGGTGATGACCGGCACCCCGATGCCTTTGGCCACCGCTTGTTGGTTCCAGGGCTCGCCCACGCAATAGCCGTGGATCGTACCGGCCTCCAGCGTGGCGGGCATTTGTGGTGGAGGGGTCACGGAAAGGAACACATCGGCGCCAATCTGGCCGGTGACGTTTTCGGGGCTGTAAAAACCGGGGTGCAGACCGCCAGAGGCGAGCCAATAGCGCAACTCGTAATTGTGGGTGGACACCGGAAAGACCATGCCCATGTTGAATGGCTCACCGCGCGCGGCGAATTCCTCCACCACCGGCTTCAACGCCTCGGCGCTGATCGGGTGCTGCGGGCGGCCATCCTCCATGCTGGAGATATGGGGGCGCATCATGTCCCATACCTCGTTGGATACGGTGATACCGTTGCCGTTCAAATCCATCGAAAAGGGCGTGATGATGTTGGCCTGCGTGCCATACCCGATGGTGGCAGCAATAGGCTGGCCTGCCAGCATGTGCGCGCCTTCCAGCGTGCCGTCGATCACACCGTCGAGCAGGACCTTCCAGTTCGCCTGTGCCTCAAGGGTCACGAACAGACCCTCGTCGTCGAAATAGCCTTGCTCGTAGGCGACGGCCAGCGGGGCCATGTCGGTCAGTTTGATAAAGCCGAAGGTCAGCTCGTCAACTTCGAGGTCTTGCGCCCAGGCAGGCGCGCAAAGCGCGGTTGTGGCGGCAAGGGGGAGGAGGAATCTTTGCATGGTGCATTCCTTTTGAAAGGCGTTCAGCCATGGGGCTGAAAAACGAAAAAAGCCGCTTCGATCCAGTGCAGGGAGGATGCACAGGGTCGAGCGGCATTGCTCACGGAGCCCAGACTTTGGGGGTATTCCAGGGCAGACATCGTTGCCTGCCACGCTTCAAGTAAGCGGTGAGTCGGGGGTGTTTGCAAGCGCAGAAATTTAGCGCCGCCGATTTTTCTGCATTGCGGCGCCCGTTGCCGTGCCGCGCGCCCGTTTTTTGGTCATTCAGGCGCGCGCGGGTCAAAAACGCGGCCATCGAAGAATTGATCGGGCATCAGGGTGATCTGCCCCAGGGCGGACGCGACTGCCGTCGGATGGGCCAGCGCACCCTCAACACGGCTGGATGCGCCGGGCACATCCATGCCCGATCCCTCCAGCGCGGCGCGGTGGATGTCGGGACGAAAGACAGCGCTTGCCGCCGCCATCGACTGCGTCCGGTCCAGGCCCGTGCGGCGCGCCAGTTGCAGCCCGATCCACTCCGCCTGCGAGCGCCACGGGAACGTCGCGGCCCCGTGGTGGAAGGTGACAAAATTCGGCACATGGCGCCGCTCGCCCCGCGCTGAAATCACCAGATGCCCCGTTAGCGCGCGCTCAAGTATATCCCACGGCAGGTTCAGATAGTCCGGCCGCGCGAGCATCTCGGCGGTGAGCGCGGGGGACGTGGGATTGGCCAACCATGCGGCCGCCTTGACCAATGCGCGCACGAGCTTGCCGCAAAGCACGGGATTTTCCTCGGCCCAGGTCGTGCGCATCGCCAAGACTTTTTCGGGAAAGCTGCGCCAGATCGTACTGCACGGCAGCAGCAGCTGACCCACATCCTGTTCCACCACCAGCGAGCCCCAGGGTTCGCCCACGCAAAAGGCATCAATCTCGTCCGCGGCCAACGCATCGGCCATGGACGAGGGTGGCACCGTGCGGATGTCGACGTTTTGCGGCGCGGGCAGGCCAAGGGCCGAGAGCCAGTAAATCAGCAATTCGGCGTGCATGGAAAACGGAAAGGGCACGCCGATGCGCAGCGGTGCGCGGGTCGCCGCAATCAGCGCCGTGCCCGCCGGGCGGGCATCGGTGAACCCGAAATCATGCCCGGCTGCGCGCAATTTGTCCGCCAGCGCCTTTGACACTCCGATGACCGAGCCGTTCATCGACAGCACGGAGACGGCACACATTGGCGCGGTGCCAGCCCCCAGACCAAGGGCCGAGGCGATCGGCAAGGGCGCCAGCATATGTGCCGCATCCACCGCGCCAAAGCTGAGCATGTCGCGCACCGAGGACCATGACGGCGCAGGCCGAAGGTTCAGATCGAGCCCTTCTTCGCGCGCAAATCCCATTTCCTGTGCGATGATGAGGGGGGCGGCATCAAGCAAGGGCACATATCCGATCGAGACGGTGGTCATGACAAAAGCCCCGCCGCCGTCACCAATCCTTGCGCCACATCGGCAACCTTGCGGCCCTGATCCATGGCGGTACGGCGCAGCAACGCATAGGCTTCCTCCTCGTCCACACCGCGTGCTTTCATCAAGATGCCCTTGGCGCGGTCGATCACCTTGCGCTCCTCAAGGGCGCGCTTGGATTGTTCCAACTCCTTGCGCAAACGGCCGAACATATTGAACCGCGTGATCGCCGCTTCGAGGATGGGGCGCAAACGCTTGGCGCTGAGCCCGTCCACAACATAGGCTGAAACGCCCGCCTCGATCGCCGATTGCGCAAGACCGGCGTTGTCATGCTCCACAAACATCGCGACCGGCCGCGTCATCGGATCGGCGGCGAGCGTCAATTCCTCCAGCGTGTCACGCGACGGATCGCTGACATCGATCAGCACGACATCCGGGTTGATCGTCTTTATCCGTGCGGCGAGTGTGCCGCGCTCTGTCAAGACCTCGACCTTTCCCAAAGACGCAGAGGCGAGCGCATTGACGATCTGCTCGGCCCTTTCGGCATCCTGTTCGACAATCACAATGGAAAGATCGTTCTTCATTCCTTTCGGGTTTCACTGCCTTTGTGAAAAAACAAGAATAAGTATGGCTCGGACACGCGGAAGCCGACGGATGCTTAAATTATCGGCGGAGTTTTCCGGGTCAGCCCGCAATGGCGGCGATTGCTCTGCCAAAGGGGGCCGTCGCCCCGATGTGCCCGGCACCGCGTTCTTCTTGAGCAGCAAAGCCCTCGGGTCCGGACAGCGTCGCCGCGTGTGGGCCTGTGGCTGTTTGCGAAGGCTGCCGCGTTCGGGGCGTGGGAAGGACTGGGCCGGAAAGCGGTCCTTGTGATGGAAAATCGCGTCCCAGCCTCCGGTAGACCTTGCCGCAGTGCCGGGTCGATCAAATGGGTCGCGCGTGGTCAAGGGCGGTTGCCTGCGTCTTTCGTCGCCGTTGGCGCTGCTGTTGTGAGGGTTTACTAGACGTGTGGTCGTTTAAGGGGGCGTATCCTGAAGGTCATGGCAATCATGACGGGCGCGCGACGGGTTTTGCGCGTTTTGAAGCGGGCGTGTGCAAGAGCGGCTTGCAGCACGTTGCAAATCGCTTCAAATATGCCACACCCGCGCTGGTTGCGGGACGCCGAACGAAAATTACCCGGAAAGTGCATTTTATGACACCGGCGCAGCCCTCATTGGTGGCTACAAAATTCCTTTTGCGGTTCAAGAAGGTGACCAAGGATCGCACGCCAATTTACGACACTCTTTGACTGGACACGCGCATGCAGCAGTTGACCCCCCTTTGCAGGGCAGACGACCCGGCACCCGATACGAATGCCATACGCGGGTACGCCCCGCGTCGAAATTTGAGCACGACCGAACGCTGCGGGGCCCGGTATGGGGGATGATCGACCAGTCGGCGGCGGTGTAGTGATCCGGCTGGTCTCCTGCCTGGGGGCGGCGCTTGATCTGGATATGCTGCCGCATTTCCTTGCGCATTACGCGTCGATCGGGATCGCGCCCGAGAATATGCACATCATCCTTCAGGGCACGTCCGAGGATGGCGACGACATTCTGCGCGCCGCGACTGTCTTGCGGTCTTTTGGCGCCGCACCCCCCAAACGCTGGATCGGCGACTACACAAGCGATGCGATGTGGGCGCAGCGGCGGGCGTTGCAAGAGGAGGTCGCAGGCCCCGCTGACTGGATCGTCAATTCCGACATCGATGAGCATTATCACTTTCCGGCACCGCTCGCCGACGTCGTGGCCCATTGCCTGCAGATTGGTGTGAACTGTGTGCAAGGGCTCCAGATTGATCGCTTTGCGCCGAATGGCGTTCTGGCTGCGGTTCGGGAGTCACCGTCCCAGGCTGCGCAGTTCCCGATCGAGGGCGAGGCGTCGTTTCATATCTTTGGCACGGGCAAACATCACGGAATCTCGGCCACCACCAAACTGATGCTGCACAGCGCGCAGGTATTCCCGCGTCGCGGTGGCCACAATCCCGAAGGCATCATCGCAGATGCCGCCGAAGGCAAACGGGGCGTCGTGCCGCGGTTTCTGGCCGGACGCCCGCTGCACCAGATCGCGGCGATTGCCGATCCGGCCTATCGCTTTGCCTTTCCCTTCACCAGCGCGCATTTCAAATGGACGGCGAGCCGGATACCGTCCGTGCGCAAGCGCATCGCGACCGACGGTGTCAGCCCGGCGGGCGAGGAATACGGCGGCAAGATCCTCGAATATCTCGGCGAACACGGCAGGATGCCGCTGGAGAACGTCGCCCTGAAAGACGGAGCAGGGGCGCCCGCAGGGGGATGGCGCAAACAGATGCGGATCATGCGGGCCGAGGCATCCGCGATTGCCAATCCTGCCGCGTCCGGCGGTGACGTCTTTGTCGTCGTGCGCGCGGCGGGGGAGCGGACGCAGGCGCTTGCACAACACCTCGCCGCCGAGCAGGTGGGCGCGGCCAAGGTCGCGCTGCTGCGTGAAGTCCCCTTTGCGACCGCAATCCGCAAGGCCTGCGAGCGTGGCACGCTGGCGGGCGCCAAATGGACGCTGTTTCTGGACGCCGACGTGCTGTTGCGCCCCGGCGCCATCGCCGATCTGGTGGCGCAGGCAAACCGTCAGGACGCGAATATCCTGGGGATCAGCGGTCAGGTCGCGGACCCGCTGCTGGGCCAGTGGCGCGTTGCAGGTCAACACCTGTACCGGACGTCGCTCTTGCACCAGATCCTCGACACCTGCGATTTCGACCCGGCGCAAAGGCGTCCCGAATCCTACATCAAGCGGCAGATGAAAAATGCGGGCTCCCCCTGGATCGACTGCGATCTGCCGGTCGGGTTGCACGATGCCGAGCAAAGCTTTGTCGATATCTTCCGCAAGGTCGTGGTGCATTCGCGCAAACACGCCCGATTCATGGAATACGCGCGGGCGTACTGGGACCGCGAGGCGGCCCGTCAGCCTGATCTCAAGGTCGCGCTGCACGCGTTGGAGCGGCCCGAAGACATCGCTCAGCTCCGCTTGCCGCGCGCGGAAGGCGCACGGAATGTGCGGATCG
Protein-coding regions in this window:
- a CDS encoding ABC transporter permease, whose amino-acid sequence is MTTVDPSFETEAAKAARKARLFSRITTADKWFSVIGLTWVTPLLRAAAGDNPKGQIKEIWRLLVVPLLAIVIFLALWATLAPRVVTSLGAIPGPAAVWTEAVNLHEDAQRKADKEAAFMERVDARNQRLIDAGRADEVKQIAFTGPPSYYDQIWTSIGTVFFGFLIASAVAIPLGIAAGLSPTANAALNPLIQIFKPVSPLAWLPIVTMVVSAVYVTNDGLFAKSFLVSAITVTLCSLWPTLINTALGVASIDKDLVSVSRVLKMNTYTKITKLVLPSALPLIFTGLRLSLGVGWMVLIAAEMLAQNPGLGKFVWDEFQNGSSQSLAKIIVAVLTIGIIGFLLDRVMYALQSLFTFSNNR
- a CDS encoding CmpA/NrtA family ABC transporter substrate-binding protein; its protein translation is MQRFLLPLAATTALCAPAWAQDLEVDELTFGFIKLTDMAPLAVAYEQGYFDDEGLFVTLEAQANWKVLLDGVIDGTLEGAHMLAGQPIAATIGYGTQANIITPFSMDLNGNGITVSNEVWDMMRPHISSMEDGRPQHPISAEALKPVVEEFAARGEPFNMGMVFPVSTHNYELRYWLASGGLHPGFYSPENVTGQIGADVFLSVTPPPQMPATLEAGTIHGYCVGEPWNQQAVAKGIGVPVITDYEIWKNNPEKVFGITEEFAEANPNTTKAIVRALIRAGMWLDENDNANRMEAVELLSQPEYVGADADVIAASMTGTFEYEKGDVRDIPDFNVFFRYNATYPYYSDAVWYLTQMRRWGQIAETQTDAWYDEVAKSVYRPDIYLAAARSLVDEGLANEADFPWDTNGYRPATPEGDIIDGVVYDGTTPNAYIDSLTIGLKSGETVKDGEVVN
- a CDS encoding ABC transporter substrate-binding protein; amino-acid sequence: MTTVSIGYVPLLDAAPLIIAQEMGFAREEGLDLNLRPAPSWSSVRDMLSFGAVDAAHMLAPLPIASALGLGAGTAPMCAVSVLSMNGSVIGVSKALADKLRAAGHDFGFTDARPAGTALIAATRAPLRIGVPFPFSMHAELLIYWLSALGLPAPQNVDIRTVPPSSMADALAADEIDAFCVGEPWGSLVVEQDVGQLLLPCSTIWRSFPEKVLAMRTTWAEENPVLCGKLVRALVKAAAWLANPTSPALTAEMLARPDYLNLPWDILERALTGHLVISARGERRHVPNFVTFHHGAATFPWRSQAEWIGLQLARRTGLDRTQSMAAASAVFRPDIHRAALEGSGMDVPGASSRVEGALAHPTAVASALGQITLMPDQFFDGRVFDPRAPE
- a CDS encoding ANTAR domain-containing response regulator; its protein translation is MKNDLSIVIVEQDAERAEQIVNALASASLGKVEVLTERGTLAARIKTINPDVVLIDVSDPSRDTLEELTLAADPMTRPVAMFVEHDNAGLAQSAIEAGVSAYVVDGLSAKRLRPILEAAITRFNMFGRLRKELEQSKRALEERKVIDRAKGILMKARGVDEEEAYALLRRTAMDQGRKVADVAQGLVTAAGLLS